One region of Gossypium raimondii isolate GPD5lz chromosome 6, ASM2569854v1, whole genome shotgun sequence genomic DNA includes:
- the LOC105774656 gene encoding eukaryotic translation initiation factor 3 subunit E yields MVDRRVEVVARLKALEDAAAPLVTFLQNANAIQELRADKQYNLHMLNDRYEIGPDQIEALYQYAKFQFECGNYSCAADYLYQYRALCTNSERSLSALWGKLAAEILMQNWDIALEELNRLKEIIDSKRFSSPLNQVQSRIWLMHWSLFIFFNHDNGRTQIINLFNQDKYVTLTTKLKVSMFCY; encoded by the exons ATGGTCGATAGGAGAGTCGAGGTTGTCGCTCGTCTCAAAGCTTTGGAAGATGCCGCCGCTCCTCTCGTCACTTTCTTGCAAAACGCTAACGCTATTCAGGAACTGCGTGCTGATAAACAGTATAATCTCCACATGCTTAATGACCGCTACGAG attGGTCCAGATCAAATAGAGGCATTATATCAGTATGCAAAATTCCAATTTGAGTGTGGCAACTACTCTTGTGCTGCTGACTATCTGTATCAGTATCGGGCTTTATGTACTAACAGCGAAAGGAGCTTGAGTGCATTGTGGGGGAAGCTTGCTGCCGAGATACTGATGCAAAACTGGGATATTGCTCTTGAAGAACTTAATCGTTTGAAAGAAATAATCGATTCCAAG AGATTCTCATCACCTTTGAACCAAGTTCAGAGTAGAATATGGCTTATGCATTGGAGcctcttcatctttttcaacCATGACAATGGAAGAACACAGATCATTAACCTATTTAATCAAGACAAGTATGTCACTTTAACAACTAAACTTAAGGTTTCCATGTTTTGTTACTGA